The DNA segment GTTAAAGAGACAGAAGCAGGGGTCCCTCCATGTTGCCTCTTAACTCAAAcaaacatagaatatagaataatagggttggaagggaccttcgaggtcttctagtccaacctccctgctcaagcagaagaacctaaATAAACAtctgataaatggctgtccagtctcttcttcaaagcctccagtgatggagcactcccaacttctggaggcaagccattcctctGATTAGGTGTTCttacatttctccttaattctaggttcgaTCTGTCTTTCAAGATCTTctaccgaatagaatagaatagaatagaatagaatagaatagaatagaatagaatagaatagaatagaatagaatagaatagaatagaatagaatagaatagaatagaatttttttattggtcaactgtgattggagacacaaggaatttgtcttggtgcatacgctttcagcatacataaaagaaaagatatgttcatcaagaatcataagatacaacacttaatgatagtcatagggtacaaataagcaatcaggaaacaatatcaatataaatcaggggtaatcaacctttttatacctaccgcccatttttgtatctgttagtaataaaattttctaaccgcccaccggttccacagtaatgtgctgtgtatcgtcgtctgcgcatgcctctcacgcatcgtcgattgggggttgggggggcgccggttaccagctctgcttgtctgtcacagctgggtggtgtagggggagatgcgcgagctattctgggacgaagctcttttgtttgcggtcacactatagcgccatttagtttcacttacgtaacgtgaactaaacttatgcgttatagtatattttcagaaatttaaattgtcatggggaattttatgaaaacctaatgaaaatgtttttaaataatgctatgaaatttttttaaaaagtcaattaaatttaaaaaaaaggaaagtgcttcagtatcggacaaaacccctaccacccaccatgaaagctggaacgcccactagtgggcggtagggaccaggttgattaccgctgacataaattgtaaggatacaagcaacaaagttacagtcatacattacTTCCTATCTTGccaccaggtgctttggagcaggggtctccaaccttggtccctttaagacttgtggacttcaactcccagagttcctcagctagctttgccctTGTTCTCTATGGCAACCTCTCAAgcactagaatactgctatcctgtcatccctagtccttcttttcattatattagGGATGTATATCTACTTTATAAACCCAGGAAAAGGCCTGGCTTTTTTAAGGAGAAGCTGATAGACAGGAAGAATTGTACTGATGCTGGATCAAAGGGCCCTTGCCTTTTTTGGGATCCAAATACCCCACCGCACTGTAAAATACCCCCATAAAACCCAACGTACCTGAATCACAGGGTGTCCCCCTGTTGGTGCTTTGACTGCCCCTCGGCTCCCTTCCGTCTCGTAATGAGCACGATGGTGTGGTTTGGGTTGCACCTCAATCTGTAATTCGTAGGAGCCCGAATGGCTGGAAAGTGGCCACTCAAGAGGTGGAAGAGACTGAACAGGGATGCTGGGGAGAAGAAAGTTTGGATTTAAGTTAGGAAATAGAAGAAGTTTAGTTCAACGTCTACATAACCAGAAAAAGGCTGAGCAATAATGACTCCAACcatcatgtgtttttttttcaaaatacaagAGGGCTGGATCGACCACTGATTTGCTTAACTAATATCAGTGGGATGGATTCTTGGCCTACAATTTACTAATGACCGCTAACTAGGAACCAAATAAGAACCAGTGGCAATTAATTCAAGAAGGTTCAATGATAATGAACAGATTGACTCAAACCCCTGCTGGCTATTCACAAGGCCCTGAAGAGCATTTTCAGTAGCCATTCAATCATCATTGTGTGCAAATAATAAATGAATCAGATATTTGGAATTTAATGAAAAGTAGAAAATGTTTAGCCTCCTCCTTGTCAAGGAGGGACAAATTATGCTGATTTCtacactgcagtgatttgttctCCTCAGATATTATGCACTTTGATTTGCTAGGGGAACATGCATTTGCTGTTACCTCCAACAAGAATATCCAGGGAAActtaggaggaaaaagaagaacaggagAGTTCTTCCCTCATCAAAATAAATCCTCCTCTATTATATGCAATCTGTctcacagatacacacacatctGTGAGACAAATTCTATAGAATtccataaatagcaatagcacttagacttatacactgcttttacagtgcccactctaagtggtttacagagtcagcagattgcccccaacaatttgggccctcattttacccaccttggaaggatgaaaagctgtcagccttgagcctggtgagattggaactgccaaattacaggcagctggcagtcagcagaagtagcctgcagtactgcactctaactactgagccactgtggctcataaatAAATGTGCAAGACTTGCTACTTACCTGCAGATTGGTATCGCAGGCATCAGCTGTTTCGGCCAAGATGGCGGCACCAAAAGGATTGAATCTGGCGGTGGGTTCCTTCGATTCTCCTGCTCACAGGATCCAATGTATTCGATGGGTTGAAGCACATGGCATGGCATACTGGCTTTGTGGGAAACCAATGGCGAAGGATCCGGAGTGGTCCTCCATATTTTTGTGGGAACTCCGCAGGAAGGGTCAGTGGTGAGATTGTTCATGGCATCCATGAGACTAGATGAGGTGGACAACTGGGTGTAAGTGACTGTCGCTCCGTCTTCTCTCAGGGAGACGTGGGGAGAGGCCTGTGGAGAAGGGGTCCTCGATTGCCGTGGAGAAGAGTGTGGGTGCTGACTCCCGTAGAGCTCAGTGCAAGAGTACCTCCGTTTTGCCCCTGGCGATGACGACCTTGAGTTGGGACGTGGTGATGGTGAACGTGGCCCCAAGCAGGTATCCTCCACGACAGTTGCTTGTGGGGACATTATTGGCGAGGTTCTAGGGGAATAATGAGCATGGGTGTTTTGAAACTGTGGACACAGGTCATCACTAGGGCCATTATTTGGTGAAACGCATGGTGAAGTATAAGGAGAGAAATTTGTCTCTGAAATGAAGCTTGCAGAGGAGCCACTGCTAGGAGGGCTCAGGCACAGCGGTTCTCGGTAGCTCTCAAAGCCAGGGACCGGCAGGGTAAACCTTGGGCTAGCGGTAGCTGAGCTGGACTGATGCTCTACCAATAGATCTGCGTCTCTGCTGCTGAAGGCCCCCCCTGAGTGAATCAGTTCATAAGATGGTGTTATCTCAATCCTAGGGCTCAAAGTAGGGGGACCTGCAGCCTTGAGAGGGTCCAAGTAGCATTTTGACCCTATGCTATCTGGCTGTCCATATCTGCCCATGTGATCTGCCGAAAGGCTAGACAAAGCGAAGGGGTACGGCTTGAGGCCATAATCCGAGACATCATCATGAGGGTAAGTAACTCCAGTGGGTGGGCTGATGATTTTATGTGAAGGAGTCGGTTCTTCTGGAAAAAGAAGGGTCGCTTTTAAGACTAGACATACCACTGCAGAAGCTGAGCAATCTTGGGTTAACAAGAAGGCATTAGCGATAGCGCTTTAGGAAAAGGTTACATTATACACAGACATCGATTGCATGCATAAGGCAGCAGGTCAGCCTTCTCAGAGGAGAAGGCCCACCGGGCACTCTCCGAGTAAGAGCCAGAGAATGAAAAGAAATGTACCCCCACTTGTACCCAGGGTATTGTACTGGCCTGGGAATATTTCGTCCACCCAATCCAGTATTTCACCATCAGCTGCCTTCTGATCATGCTTTGCTATGATTACTGGCAATGGCACACTTGGTGTGGATCAGAGAGCAAGCAGTAGCTGCAGGATACAGGCTGGCCCAACCACACCATCACCAGCCTACTCTGTTCTACCTTTGTCATGGCACCAGCTGCCAAACAGCCAATTGGTGCACTGACACTCAATGCTGACCCTCCAGATAGCTTCTTCAGAAAATGCACCCATGACAGCCTGTTTCCATCCTCACCCCTGGTATGCCACTGACCACTGTTTAATTGGGTACCAGTCTTCAGCCCTTTGGCAatcgtgtgttttttttcctctctggctcGTCTGATTGTTGTCTGTCTGGGCACAATCAGATCCTagctataaaccaggggtctccaaccttggcaacttgaagcctggcggatttcaactcccagaattcccagaattccccagccagcaaagcctcttcagccgaagaggttgtaaaagaatgtttttaaaagcctgtgatgatcaggcaactcagcagcTGAGGTTGCCAGAGGAaggaaagcttttaaagggttctgacaatcccagctgagttgcctgatcgccagaaccttttaaaagcatttttttacaacctcttcagccgaaaaaaaatgcttttaaaaaggttctggtggtcaggcaactcagctgggatcgccagaggagccttttaaaagcttttttttttacaacctctttggctgaaggttctgatgatcccagctgagcagcacgatcatcagaggctttttttttacttttaaaagcattttttcagcctaaagtaaaaaaaaaacaactctgatgattgcgcagttcagctgggggaggggcagggatttttgctaccggttctcccaacaactcaccgccatcactactggatcaggcaatccagtccgaaccgggagcatttcacctctggcccAGAcataatcacgtcccatttttgacactctgcgcatgcgcagaaggtcctgtgaATGCACAGAGGTGATGTGTGCAGGTGAAGCATGCACATAtgtgcgcacactcacatttgcaaatgggtagtgaaggtaagtgaataccacccctacaCATATGCGCATCATACTATTTTCTTGTAATACTCCACATGCTACCCATTATCTTTCTACTAGTATTTGCACATCTCAAAATTTCTCCATTCATTCTCAGCAGTCATTTTACGAAGGTACCAGTAGttctagacttacaacagttcacttagtgaccattcaaagttgcaactgaAGAAAGTTGCACTGTTGCAAAGTTGCaaagtggcactgaagaaagtgacttatgaccatttttcacacttatggccattgcagcatccccctggtcacctgatttacattcagatgcttgacagatgattcacatttatgacggttgcagtgtcccaggatcacgcgATCACctcttgtgaccttttgacaagcaaaatcaatggggacgcaagattcacttaacgatgttACTAATttgacacctgcagtgattcgtttaacaaatgtTGTACGAAAAGTCgtaaaaatgggacaaactcacttaacaaatcatccacttagcaacatacattttgggctcaattgtggtcgtaactcgaggactacctgtactgagttTTGCTATTTGCTCTTAGCCCAACCTACATTACCAAGTTGTACTTGTGGGAAGTAGATTAAGAGAAAGGAGATGCAACCTTGAACTCCCAAAGGAAAGatatcactgagagcatatgcaccaagacaaattccttgtgtgtccaatcacacttggccaataaaaaaaataaaaaaaaaagggttgctaccagttcgaccCGGGTCGGGCAAACCGGTAACAGCGGCAGcagaaggctccacccatccacccggaCACTTCTGCGCAGAAGCATCACGTTAGCGTGCGAAAACACACATGCctatgagcgaactggtagcgacaggttttgaaccCACCCCCCCCCACTTGGAAAGATGGTATATAAagctaataaataaaatggataaaaatctCAAATAGGGTTACATTAaagtttacatttatttttaaactacCTACTATTTTTAAGGGTATTCCCTAATGAAGGAGTATTATTCAGAAGAACACAAGAATAAAACACTGTCACTTAGCAACTCCTTTGTTTTCTTCATTAAATTTTACAGCTGCCTCAATCCCTAGGGATTTTCAACTTATTGTTCTACTATAGAAGttgaggggtttttttcttgcagatcaaTACAGCTAATTTTGTTTttgcccattttaaaaaaaaaccccgctGATCAGAACGTCTTTTCAGATATGACCCTTTGTAACAAAGTTATCTATATTATCTATTGTGtttctattgtatttttaaaaatgttattagaATTCAGATTATATTTTTCAAACTGAGTATTTATAAAAAGCTTTATCTTTTGCAAACTAGAGGAACATTTAAAGAATTTTCtactgaaaaatgaaaaatctagaaaaactatttttcatgcaaaatgtagatttttaaaaatgagggcAATATATGCCTTTAGATGTCTGAAATACTCAGCTGAATAAAACTTTTGGCAGATACATAGCAGCCAAACAAAAGAACGGGTATGTGCAATGAAGCTTACCATTTGCTCAGTTCCATATATAAGTTTCTTTCAACTGGGCAGCAGAAGAAGAATCTATCTAACCAGACCCTGATAATATAATGCAtccatgccattttttaaaaaaatatctcttaGATCTTATATATTTCCAATTACATTACTCATACGACAGCGTTAAAAGAGCCTAATGTGACTGGCTGGAGGGCTAGAACCCCTAAGAGATCTATACGTTTTCCATCCTTATGgttccataaaggtaaaggtaaacgttccccttgcacatatgtgctagtcgttcctgactctaggggacggtcctcatctctatttcaaagccaaagagccagcgctgtcagaagatgtctccgtggtcatgtggccagcatgactaaatgcaaaaagcacatggaacactgttaccttcccaccaaaggtggtcggtggtccctatttttccacttgcattttttacatgctttcaaactgctaggttggcagaagctgggacaagtaatgggagctcaccctgttacgccgcactagggattcgaaccactgaaatgctgacctttctgatcgacaagctcagcgtcttagccactgagccactgtgtcccttatgGTTCCATAgaaagaaccagtggtgggattcaaaaaaatttactaccagttctgagtgtgacttgatgggcgtggcaggggaagcttactgcaaaatccccatttcttcctgatcagctgggacttgggaggcagagaatagatggagcagggccagtcagaggtggtatttacctgttctccgaactactcaaaatttc comes from the Ahaetulla prasina isolate Xishuangbanna chromosome 3, ASM2864084v1, whole genome shotgun sequence genome and includes:
- the NFATC2 gene encoding nuclear factor of activated T-cells, cytoplasmic 2 isoform X13; translated protein: MASSPNDSDPHSQQGEDDPNPNISPQEELDFSILFDYDYSQPVAEEPTPSHKIISPPTGVTYPHDDVSDYGLKPYPFALSSLSADHMGRYGQPDSIGSKCYLDPLKAAGPPTLSPRIEITPSYELIHSGGAFSSRDADLLVEHQSSSATASPRFTLPVPGFESYREPLCLSPPSSGSSASFISETNFSPYTSPCVSPNNGPSDDLCPQFQNTHAHYSPRTSPIMSPQATVVEDTCLGPRSPSPRPNSRSSSPGAKRRYSCTELYGSQHPHSSPRQSRTPSPQASPHVSLREDGATVTYTQLSTSSSLMDAMNNLTTDPSCGVPTKIWRTTPDPSPLVSHKASMPCHVLQPIEYIGSCEQENRRNPPPDSILLVPPSWPKQLMPAIPICSIPVQSLPPLEWPLSSHSGSYELQIEVQPKPHHRAHYETEGSRGAVKAPTGGHPVIQLHGYVDHKPLGLQIFIGTADERILKPHAFYQVHRITGKTVTTTSFEKIIGNTKVLEIPLEPKNNMKATIDCAGILKLRNADIELRKGETDIGRKNTRVRLVFRVHIPESSGRIVSLQVASNPIECSQRSAHELPMVERQDVDTCLVYGGQQMILTGQNFTAESKVIFTEKTPDGQQVWEMEATVDKDKSQSNMLFVEIPEYRNKHIRVPVKS
- the NFATC2 gene encoding nuclear factor of activated T-cells, cytoplasmic 2 isoform X9; its protein translation is MASSPNDSDPHSQQGEDDPNPNISPQEELDFSILFDYDYSQPVAEEPTPSHKIISPPTGVTYPHDDVSDYGLKPYPFALSSLSADHMGRYGQPDSIGSKCYLDPLKAAGPPTLSPRIEITPSYELIHSGGAFSSRDADLLVEHQSSSATASPRFTLPVPGFESYREPLCLSPPSSGSSASFISETNFSPYTSPCVSPNNGPSDDLCPQFQNTHAHYSPRTSPIMSPQATVVEDTCLGPRSPSPRPNSRSSSPGAKRRYSCTELYGSQHPHSSPRQSRTPSPQASPHVSLREDGATVTYTQLSTSSSLMDAMNNLTTDPSCGVPTKIWRTTPDPSPLVSHKASMPCHVLQPIEYIGSCEQENRRNPPPDSILLVPPSWPKQLMPAIPICSIPVQSLPPLEWPLSSHSGSYELQIEVQPKPHHRAHYETEGSRGAVKAPTGGHPVIQLHGYVDHKPLGLQIFIGTADERILKPHAFYQVHRITGKTVTTTSFEKIIGNTKVLEIPLEPKNNMKATIDCAGILKLRNADIELRKGETDIGRKNTRVRLVFRVHIPESSGRIVSLQVASNPIECSQRSAHELPMVERQDVDTCLVYGGQQMILTGQNFTAESKVIFTEKTPDGQQVWEMEATVDKDKSQSNMLFVEIPEYRNKHIRVPVKVNFYVINGKRKKSQPQHFTYHPVNEIIRKEFSGLPARSQT
- the NFATC2 gene encoding nuclear factor of activated T-cells, cytoplasmic 2 isoform X10, yielding MASSPNDSDPHSQQGEDDPNPNISPQEELDFSILFDYDYSQPVAEEPTPSHKIISPPTGVTYPHDDVSDYGLKPYPFALSSLSADHMGRYGQPDSIGSKCYLDPLKAAGPPTLSPRIEITPSYELIHSGGAFSSRDADLLVEHQSSSATASPRFTLPVPGFESYREPLCLSPPSSGSSASFISETNFSPYTSPCVSPNNGPSDDLCPQFQNTHAHYSPRTSPIMSPQATVVEDTCLGPRSPSPRPNSRSSSPGAKRRYSCTELYGSQHPHSSPRQSRTPSPQASPHVSLREDGATVTYTQLSTSSSLMDAMNNLTTDPSCGVPTKIWRTTPDPSPLVSHKASMPCHVLQPIEYIGSCEQENRRNPPPDSILLVPPSWPKQLMPAIPICSIPVQSLPPLEWPLSSHSGSYELQIEVQPKPHHRAHYETEGSRGAVKAPTGGHPVIQLHGYVDHKPLGLQIFIGTADERILKPHAFYQVHRITGKTVTTTSFEKIIGNTKVLEIPLEPKNNMKATIDCAGILKLRNADIELRKGETDIGRKNTRVRLVFRVHIPESSGRIVSLQVASNPIECSQRSAHELPMVERQDVDTCLVYGGQQMILTGQNFTAESKVIFTEKTPDGQQVWEMEATVDKDKSQSNMLFVEIPEYRNKHIRVPVKVNFYVINGKRKKSQPQHFTYHPELIDTHLSWIQNII
- the NFATC2 gene encoding nuclear factor of activated T-cells, cytoplasmic 2 isoform X8, which codes for MASSPNDSDPHSQQGEDDPNPNISPQEELDFSILFDYDYSQPVAEEPTPSHKIISPPTGVTYPHDDVSDYGLKPYPFALSSLSADHMGRYGQPDSIGSKCYLDPLKAAGPPTLSPRIEITPSYELIHSGGAFSSRDADLLVEHQSSSATASPRFTLPVPGFESYREPLCLSPPSSGSSASFISETNFSPYTSPCVSPNNGPSDDLCPQFQNTHAHYSPRTSPIMSPQATVVEDTCLGPRSPSPRPNSRSSSPGAKRRYSCTELYGSQHPHSSPRQSRTPSPQASPHVSLREDGATVTYTQLSTSSSLMDAMNNLTTDPSCGVPTKIWRTTPDPSPLVSHKASMPCHVLQPIEYIGSCEQENRRNPPPDSILLVPPSWPKQLMPAIPICSIPVQSLPPLEWPLSSHSGSYELQIEVQPKPHHRAHYETEGSRGAVKAPTGGHPVIQLHGYVDHKPLGLQIFIGTADERILKPHAFYQVHRITGKTVTTTSFEKIIGNTKVLEIPLEPKNNMKATIDCAGILKLRNADIELRKGETDIGRKNTRVRLVFRVHIPESSGRIVSLQVASNPIECSQRSAHELPMVERQDVDTCLVYGGQQMILTGQNFTAESKVIFTEKTPDGQQVWEMEATVDKDKSQSNMLFVEIPEYRNKHIRVPVKVHRHQTSSNFWKLLVSQSQQVWEIIEENKSTSLKETLKTLYA
- the NFATC2 gene encoding nuclear factor of activated T-cells, cytoplasmic 2 isoform X12; the encoded protein is MASSPNDSDPHSQQGEDDPNPNISPQEELDFSILFDYDYSQPVAEEPTPSHKIISPPTGVTYPHDDVSDYGLKPYPFALSSLSADHMGRYGQPDSIGSKCYLDPLKAAGPPTLSPRIEITPSYELIHSGGAFSSRDADLLVEHQSSSATASPRFTLPVPGFESYREPLCLSPPSSGSSASFISETNFSPYTSPCVSPNNGPSDDLCPQFQNTHAHYSPRTSPIMSPQATVVEDTCLGPRSPSPRPNSRSSSPGAKRRYSCTELYGSQHPHSSPRQSRTPSPQASPHVSLREDGATVTYTQLSTSSSLMDAMNNLTTDPSCGVPTKIWRTTPDPSPLVSHKASMPCHVLQPIEYIGSCEQENRRNPPPDSILLVPPSWPKQLMPAIPICSIPVQSLPPLEWPLSSHSGSYELQIEVQPKPHHRAHYETEGSRGAVKAPTGGHPVIQLHGYVDHKPLGLQIFIGTADERILKPHAFYQVHRITGKTVTTTSFEKIIGNTKVLEIPLEPKNNMKATIDCAGILKLRNADIELRKGETDIGRKNTRVRLVFRVHIPESSGRIVSLQVASNPIECSQRSAHELPMVERQDVDTCLVYGGQQMILTGQNFTAESKVIFTEKTPDGQQVWEMEATVDKDKSQSNMLFVEIPEYRNKHIRVPVKCLP
- the NFATC2 gene encoding nuclear factor of activated T-cells, cytoplasmic 2 isoform X11 produces the protein MASSPNDSDPHSQQGEDDPNPNISPQEELDFSILFDYDYSQPVAEEPTPSHKIISPPTGVTYPHDDVSDYGLKPYPFALSSLSADHMGRYGQPDSIGSKCYLDPLKAAGPPTLSPRIEITPSYELIHSGGAFSSRDADLLVEHQSSSATASPRFTLPVPGFESYREPLCLSPPSSGSSASFISETNFSPYTSPCVSPNNGPSDDLCPQFQNTHAHYSPRTSPIMSPQATVVEDTCLGPRSPSPRPNSRSSSPGAKRRYSCTELYGSQHPHSSPRQSRTPSPQASPHVSLREDGATVTYTQLSTSSSLMDAMNNLTTDPSCGVPTKIWRTTPDPSPLVSHKASMPCHVLQPIEYIGSCEQENRRNPPPDSILLVPPSWPKQLMPAIPICSIPVQSLPPLEWPLSSHSGSYELQIEVQPKPHHRAHYETEGSRGAVKAPTGGHPVIQLHGYVDHKPLGLQIFIGTADERILKPHAFYQVHRITGKTVTTTSFEKIIGNTKVLEIPLEPKNNMKATIDCAGILKLRNADIELRKGETDIGRKNTRVRLVFRVHIPESSGRIVSLQVASNPIECSQRSAHELPMVERQDVDTCLVYGGQQMILTGQNFTAESKVIFTEKTPDGQQVWEMEATVDKDKSQSNMLFVEIPEYRNKHIRVPVKLMKLSGKSFLDSLPEVRHRR